One genomic region from Chionomys nivalis chromosome 17, mChiNiv1.1, whole genome shotgun sequence encodes:
- the Csad gene encoding cysteine sulfinic acid decarboxylase isoform X1 gives MAASKPRTALNGDPVAMEALLRDVFGIVVDEAVRKGTSTSEKVCEWKEPEELRQLLDLELQSQGESQEQILERCRTVIHYSVKTGHPRFFNQLFSGLDPHALAGRIITESLNTSPYTYEIAPVFVLMEEEVLKKLRALVGWNSGDGVFCPGGSISNMYALNLARYQRYPDCKQRGLRALPPLALFTSKECHYSVSKGAAFLGLGTDSVRVVKADERGKMDPEDLERQITLAEAEGSVPFLVSATSGTTVLGAFDPLDAIADLCQRHGLWFHVDAAWGGSVLLSRTHRHLLDGIQRADSVAWNPHKLLGAGLQCSALLLRDTSNLLRRCHGSQASYLFQQDKFYDVALDTGDKVVQCGRHVDCLKLWLMWKAQGEQGLEQRIDQAFALSRYLVEEIKKREGFELVMEPEFVNVCFWFVPPSLRGQKESPDYTERLSQVAPVLKERMVKKGSMMIGYQPHGTRANFFRMVVANPTLTRADIDFLLCELERLGQDL, from the exons ATGGCTGCCTCCAAACCACGTACTGCTCTGAATGGGGATCCCGTGGCTATGGAGGCCTTGCTCCGGGACGTGTTTGGGATTGTTGTAGATGAGGCCGTTCGGAAAGGGACCAGTACCTCAGAGAAG GTCTGCGAATGGAAGGAGCCTGAGGAGCTCAGGCAGCTGCTGGATTTGGAGCTGCAGAGCCAGGGCGAGTCTCAGGAACAGATTCTGGAACGCTGCCGGACTGTAATTCACTACAGTGTCAAGACTG GTCACCCCCGGTTCTTCAACCAGCTCTTCTCAGGTTTAGATCCCCATGCTCTGGCTGGGCGCATCATCACGGAGAGCCTCAACACCAGCCC GTACACGTATGAGATTGCCCCTGTGTTTGTACTTATGGAAGAGGAGGTGCTGAAGAAACTCCGTGCCTTGGTGGGCTGGAACTCCGGGGATGGGGTCTTCTGTCCTG GGGGCTCCATCTCAAACATGTATGCCTTGAACCTGGCCCGCTATCAGCGCTACCCAGACTGTAAGCAGAGAGGGCTCCGGGCACTGCCACCCTTGGCCCTCTTCACATCAAAGGAG TGTCACTACTCCGTCAGTAAGGGAGCCGCTTTTCTCGGACTTGGCACTGACAGTGTCCGAGTGGTCAAGGCTGACGAGAG aGGGAAAATGGACCCTGAGGACCTGGAGAGGCAGATCACTCTGGCCGAGGCTGAG GGCTCTGTGCCATTTCTGGTCAGTGCCACATCTGGTACCACCGTGCTGGGGGCCTTTGACCCCCTGGATGCCATTGCTGATCTTTGCCAGCGTCACGGATTGTGGTTCCACGTGGAC GCTGCCTGGGGTGGGAGCGTCCTGCTGTCTCGGACACACAGGCATCTCCTGGATGGGATCCAGAG GGCTGACTCTGTGGCTTGGAACCCTCACAAGCTTCTCGGCGCAGGGCTGCAGTGTTCTGCTCTTCTGCTCCGGGACACCTCG AACCTGCTCAGGCGTTGCCACGGCTCCCAGGCCAGCTACCTCTTCCAACAGGACAAGTTCTATGATGTGGCTCTGGACACTGGAGACAAGGTGGTGCAGTGTGGCCGCCATGTGGACTGTTTGAAGCTGTGGCTCATGTGGAAGGCGCAAGGGGAGCAAGGGCTGGAGCAGCGCATCGACCAGGCCTTTGCGCTCAGCCG GTACCTGGTGGAGGAGATAAAAAAGCGGGAAGGATTTGAGTTGGTCATGGAG CCTGAGTTTGTCAATGTGTGCTTCTGGTTTGTGCCTCCCAGCCTGCGGGGGCAGAAGGAGAGTCCAGATTACACTGAAAGGCTGTCTCAG GTGGCGCCCGTGCTCAAGGAGCGCATGGTGAAGAAGGGCTCCATGATGATTGGCTACCAGCCCCATGGGACCCGGGCCAACTTCTTCCGAATGGTGGTGGCCAACCCCACCCTGACCCGGGCCGATATAGACTTCCTTCTGTGCGAGCTGGAGCGTCTGGGCCAGGACCTGTGA
- the Csad gene encoding cysteine sulfinic acid decarboxylase isoform X2: MAASKPRTALNGDPVAMEALLRDVFGIVVDEAVRKGTSTSEKVCEWKEPEELRQLLDLELQSQGESQEQILERCRTVIHYSVKTGHPRFFNQLFSGLDPHALAGRIITESLNTSPYTYEIAPVFVLMEEEVLKKLRALVGWNSGDGVFCPGGSISNMYALNLARYQRYPDCKQRGLRALPPLALFTSKECHYSVSKGAAFLGLGTDSVRVVKADERGKMDPEDLERQITLAEAEGSVPFLVSATSGTTVLGAFDPLDAIADLCQRHGLWFHVDAAWGGSVLLSRTHRHLLDGIQRADSVAWNPHKLLGAGLQCSALLLRDTSNLLRRCHGSQASYLFQQDKFYDVALDTGDKVVQCGRHVDCLKLWLMWKAQGEQGLEQRIDQAFALSRYLVEEIKKREGFELVMEVAPVLKERMVKKGSMMIGYQPHGTRANFFRMVVANPTLTRADIDFLLCELERLGQDL, from the exons ATGGCTGCCTCCAAACCACGTACTGCTCTGAATGGGGATCCCGTGGCTATGGAGGCCTTGCTCCGGGACGTGTTTGGGATTGTTGTAGATGAGGCCGTTCGGAAAGGGACCAGTACCTCAGAGAAG GTCTGCGAATGGAAGGAGCCTGAGGAGCTCAGGCAGCTGCTGGATTTGGAGCTGCAGAGCCAGGGCGAGTCTCAGGAACAGATTCTGGAACGCTGCCGGACTGTAATTCACTACAGTGTCAAGACTG GTCACCCCCGGTTCTTCAACCAGCTCTTCTCAGGTTTAGATCCCCATGCTCTGGCTGGGCGCATCATCACGGAGAGCCTCAACACCAGCCC GTACACGTATGAGATTGCCCCTGTGTTTGTACTTATGGAAGAGGAGGTGCTGAAGAAACTCCGTGCCTTGGTGGGCTGGAACTCCGGGGATGGGGTCTTCTGTCCTG GGGGCTCCATCTCAAACATGTATGCCTTGAACCTGGCCCGCTATCAGCGCTACCCAGACTGTAAGCAGAGAGGGCTCCGGGCACTGCCACCCTTGGCCCTCTTCACATCAAAGGAG TGTCACTACTCCGTCAGTAAGGGAGCCGCTTTTCTCGGACTTGGCACTGACAGTGTCCGAGTGGTCAAGGCTGACGAGAG aGGGAAAATGGACCCTGAGGACCTGGAGAGGCAGATCACTCTGGCCGAGGCTGAG GGCTCTGTGCCATTTCTGGTCAGTGCCACATCTGGTACCACCGTGCTGGGGGCCTTTGACCCCCTGGATGCCATTGCTGATCTTTGCCAGCGTCACGGATTGTGGTTCCACGTGGAC GCTGCCTGGGGTGGGAGCGTCCTGCTGTCTCGGACACACAGGCATCTCCTGGATGGGATCCAGAG GGCTGACTCTGTGGCTTGGAACCCTCACAAGCTTCTCGGCGCAGGGCTGCAGTGTTCTGCTCTTCTGCTCCGGGACACCTCG AACCTGCTCAGGCGTTGCCACGGCTCCCAGGCCAGCTACCTCTTCCAACAGGACAAGTTCTATGATGTGGCTCTGGACACTGGAGACAAGGTGGTGCAGTGTGGCCGCCATGTGGACTGTTTGAAGCTGTGGCTCATGTGGAAGGCGCAAGGGGAGCAAGGGCTGGAGCAGCGCATCGACCAGGCCTTTGCGCTCAGCCG GTACCTGGTGGAGGAGATAAAAAAGCGGGAAGGATTTGAGTTGGTCATGGAG GTGGCGCCCGTGCTCAAGGAGCGCATGGTGAAGAAGGGCTCCATGATGATTGGCTACCAGCCCCATGGGACCCGGGCCAACTTCTTCCGAATGGTGGTGGCCAACCCCACCCTGACCCGGGCCGATATAGACTTCCTTCTGTGCGAGCTGGAGCGTCTGGGCCAGGACCTGTGA